One window of the Puntigrus tetrazona isolate hp1 chromosome 13, ASM1883169v1, whole genome shotgun sequence genome contains the following:
- the si:dkey-187a12.4 gene encoding uncharacterized protein si:dkey-187a12.4: MDPNSVSRVNWAINRRAEGLVSKHMADMAQRRSAVSEEDMHPLPGDLSRSSEDISGRAEVNFSADSQSYNPAGVAGKLMREDASSTSEAAAHRQIISLLIEIKEEQQRQWEVLKDLQARIHGQVCEEEDEPLDVDLPLRTMEQLDETEQHLEDTEAQKRMVSHLSRMGGATVDDAVRRLMHAVLSFSVGSELNWVGRGQKRSFRNTRLQGVLFRALKRTPVGKEATHHQFADVVKKWLRFAPFRQRGSGRRPHWKPVEFICPKYDSTVDDHNQLNHNQLDSGEIQVTI, from the exons ATGGACCCAAACAGTGTCAGTCGCGTTAACTGGGCCATAAACCGCCGGGCGGAGGGTTTAGTAAGTAAACACATGGCAGACATGGCACAGAGACGCTCAGCGGTGTCTGAAGAGGATATGCACCCTCTGCCAGGAGACTTGAGCAGAAGCTCAGAAGACATATCTGGGCGGGCCGAGGTGAATTTCAGCGCGGATTCACAGTCCTACAATCCTGCAGGAGTGGCGGGAAAGTTAATGCGCGAGGATGCGTCTTCAACATCAG AGGCAGCGGCCCACAGACAGATCATATCGCTCCTTATTGAGATCAAGGAGGAGCAGCAGAGGCAGTGGGAAGTTTTGAAAGACCTGCAGGCCAGGATTCATGGACAGGTGTGTGAAGAGGAGGACGAGCCGCTTGACGTAGATCTGCCACTGCGAACAATGGAACAGCTTGACGAAACGGAGCAACATTTAGAGGATACTGAAGCTCAGAAGAGAATG GTGTCACACCTCTCACGGATGGGCGGAGCGACGGTAGATGATGCGGTCCGGCGTCTTATGCATGCTGTTCTCTCTTTCAGTGTTGGATCAGAGCTCAACTGGGTTGGCAGAGGACAGAAAAGGAGCTTCAGAAACACCAGACTGCAGGGTGTTCTGTTTC GTGCCTTGAAAAGGACACCTGTAGGAAAGGAGGCCACGCACCACCAGTTCGCTGATGTAGTGAAGAAATGGTTGCGGTTTGCCCCTTTCCGACAAAGAGGAAGTGGACGAAGACCGCATTGGAAACCTGTTGAGTTCATCTGTCCCAAATATGACAGTACTGTGGATGATCATAACCAGCTTAACCATAACCAGCTGGATTCTGGGGAGATTCAGGTGACAATATAA